The nucleotide window TTCTGAAGGCGCTGCCCACCATGGTGGAGAAAGCCTCGAGCGCGACCCTGCGCCAGGCATTCCAGTCCCACCTGGGCGAGACCGAGGGGCATGTGAGGCGCCTGGAGGAGGTGTTCCGCATGCATGGCGTCGAGGCCAGCCCGGTGAAATGCCCGGCCATCGACGGCATCATCGCCGAGGCCGAGGAGGTGGCGTCCGAGGTGGCCGATCCCGAGGTGCTGGATGCGGCGCTGGCTGCCGCGGCGCAGGCGGTCGAGCATTACGAGATCACCCGCTACGGCACCCTCGTCGCCTGGGCCAAGCGTCTCGGCCGCAATGACTGCGCCACCCTGCTCCAGCGCACCCTCGACGAGGAGAAGGCGACCGACGCCAAGCTCACCGGCCTCGCCGAGACCCAGGTCAACATGCGCGCGGCCTGACAAGACCGCGGCCGGCGCCTTCCGTCCCCCCGGGCAGGCACCGCATCTCTCCCTCCCGCGGGGAGAATCCCACTCGCCCCCGCCGCACCCGCGGCGGGGGCATTTTTTGCGTTGAGGGGGGTGTGTCCGCGCAGCCGCCGCGCCGTGCGCGCGGCCAAGAGACCAATCAAGTATCTGGAATGGTGCGGAAAAGGAATGGTGGGCGATGCAGGGATTGAACCTGCGACCCCTCCCGTGTGAAGGGAGTGCTCTCCCGCTGAGCTAATCGCCCGCGCCATTTGCGAGGAGCGCCGTTTAGGCCGGCGCGCCCCTCCCTGTCAAGTGCCGGTCGCTCCGGCCTGTGGATGACGCCGGGGTGGGACCCATGGAAATCGGCTCAAACGGCCCGGTCGGTCACGCTCCGGCTGGAGCCGGGATGCCGCGCTATCCGCTCAGATCTTGGTGCGATCCCGGCGGCGCGGGCTCTACGCAGCAGGACGCGCCAGAAGGGCATCCACCGCCCGCTCCAGCTCGTCGAAATGGTGGATCAGCGCGTCCGCGCCGAGTTCCGCGGCCGGGGTTTCCGTATAGCC belongs to Xanthobacter autotrophicus Py2 and includes:
- a CDS encoding protein of unknown function DUF892 (PFAM: protein of unknown function DUF892~KEGG: rpe:RPE_1491 protein of unknown function DUF892); the encoded protein is MGFFSKDIHSLDDLFVHTLRDIYYAEKRILKALPTMVEKASSATLRQAFQSHLGETEGHVRRLEEVFRMHGVEASPVKCPAIDGIIAEAEEVASEVADPEVLDAALAAAAQAVEHYEITRYGTLVAWAKRLGRNDCATLLQRTLDEEKATDAKLTGLAETQVNMRAA